From Aegilops tauschii subsp. strangulata cultivar AL8/78 chromosome 5, Aet v6.0, whole genome shotgun sequence:
TAGTACAAAGATATGATTTGGTAAGTGATCCATCTCTTTTTCATGTGTGTGTCATTCTTTGTTGTCTTGAGTATGACAAATTAGATTGCGAAAGAACTGTTCTTACTCTCCTTCGAATTGGAACAATGAAAAGAAGAAGGAGAGAGCTCAGAGCCTATAAAAAAAGACCCTGATAAGTGTCACACGTGTGGCACAAACATATGGTAATTTCGAACTTTTTTAAGGCATGTATAATGGTGGCTTATGGATACGGATGCCTTATTACAAAAAGTAGTTTGAGGCATCTAAATTGAATTTTTCTCCCCAATCCAAGTTACCATTAGTAGGCCTTGTCAAAGAATAAAAAATAAATTTTTTAGCTTTATGCACCGGACCATATTTTTTCTCTCCAAGCACCCGCCTCCTGCAGATCCCGCTGCTCCATCTAAATCTACTTTTCCTGATATCCGATACTAAATGGCCTACGGGGCATCACCCGAGGCTATGCATTGGTCATGCACTTATGACAAGTTTAGTGACGCGAGTATGACAAATTTTTTGTGTTTGTTTTTTACTTTTCAGATGACAATTTTAGTCGTTATCATTTGGGGGAAAAAGTGCCCGCAAGGAAAACGACCGACTACGGTTggcctcctcttcttctttctctctCGCCGGCTCCGACGGACAGGCAAAATTCCAAATCTCTCTCTCTGTGGGCGGGCGGGCAGGCGGCGATGGAGAGCCCCACATCGGCGGCGTCGCGGGTGGACTTCTACGGCTTCCTCGACCGCATGCGCCGCCCGGAGGCCGCCGACCTCTTCCGCTCCATCAAGAGGTCAGTCGCTCACTCTGGTTACTCAATCCAATCCAATCCATCGACCAttgcctccccctccctccccgCTCCCCCGCGTGGATCTGATCTAAAACCGGGAGCTTTACCCCGCAGCTTcctcgcctccctctccctcgacGAGCCCAGCGCGGAGGCGGACGGCGCCAGGGTCCAGGCCTTCTTCGCGGAGATGGAGGCAGCCATCCGGGGGCACCCGCTCTGGGCCGACGCCACCCACCAGGAAATCGACCACGCGCTCGAGGTCTGAGGATCAATTCCATGTTAAAATTTTGTTTTGGGGGATCCTCGCATCGCACCGCGTTAAACGCCTCTGCTTGATTTGCCCCTGCGTGCCGAGCAGGGCCTCGAGAAGTACATCATGACCAAGCTGTTCGACCGCACCTTTGCGGCGTCGCCGGAGGACGCGGCGGCCGACGCCGAGGTCTCGGACAAGATCGGCCTCCTGCAGCGCTTTGTCAGGCCCCATCACCTCGACATACCCAAGGTCCTCAACAACGAGGCTTCCTGGCTGGTAAGCCCATGTGCTCTGTTCTCACTGCTCATTTCAGTTTACTGATGATTATATTCAGAATATACCTTTTTGAATCATGTGCCATTCAGTTGGTTCATCAGCATCTTTAGTTTTCTGATGGCAATCCTGCATGAAAGATACCATTCCAGTCATAGAACCAATGCCCAAACTAGCTCTGACCTCTGTTGATGCACATTGTCATTGTAGATTGCAGTTAAAGAACTACAGAAGATTAATTCCTTCAAGTCCCCGTGGGAGAAGCTTCTCTGTATGATGAGCTGTTGCCAAGTCATCAATAACTTGCTGCTAAACGTGTCCATGACAAATGACCGGACACCGTCTGGCGCTGATGAGTTCCTTCCCATTCTCATTTATATTACCATCAAGGCAAGCTTCTTGTTGTAAATGTCTATTCTTGCTCCATTGCCCTCATTCAGGCTTATAGTCTCTAAATGACTGGCTGCAGATTATTGAACCAAAAATTGTTGTTTGGACTTGGTTGCTTAGGATTTATGGTGATCCCTGTGGATAGATATTCTGACATTGTAACTAGTACTATACAACTAGGCTCGCTGGTTCATTCTCTTTGTGTCTGTTCAATTATCGTTTGGTTTTCGTTGA
This genomic window contains:
- the LOC109743629 gene encoding vacuolar protein sorting-associated protein 9A isoform X1 — encoded protein: MESPTSAASRVDFYGFLDRMRRPEAADLFRSIKSFLASLSLDEPSAEADGARVQAFFAEMEAAIRGHPLWADATHQEIDHALEGLEKYIMTKLFDRTFAASPEDAAADAEVSDKIGLLQRFVRPHHLDIPKVLNNEASWLIAVKELQKINSFKSPWEKLLCMMSCCQVINNLLLNVSMTNDRTPSGADEFLPILIYITIKANPPQLHSNLKFVQLFRRETKLVSEVEYYLTNLISAKMFIINVNGHSLSMEESEFQKHMESAKLGTQMSVASPSSSQGLATSTSGLQKQIDAEGSRFPFMDSETENLTQAELKQLHGLYRKTVTRYTLLSKALRKLSIDEDQLLASVDDS
- the LOC109743629 gene encoding vacuolar protein sorting-associated protein 9A isoform X2, with the protein product MESPTSAASRVDFYGFLDRMRRPEAADLFRSIKSFLASLSLDEPSAEADGARVQAFFAEMEAAIRGHPLWADATHQEIDHALEGLEKYIMTKLFDRTFAASPEDAAADAEVSDKIGLLQRFVRPHHLDIPKVLNNEASWLIAVKELQKINSFKSPWEKLLCMMSCCQVINNLLLNVSMTNDRTPSGADEFLPILIYITIKANPPQLHSNLKFVQLFRRETKLVSEVEYYLTNLISAKMFIINVNGHSLSMEESEFQKHMESAKLGTQMSVASPSSSQGLATSTSGLQKQIDAEVDI